In a single window of the Porites lutea chromosome 14, jaPorLute2.1, whole genome shotgun sequence genome:
- the LOC140924655 gene encoding uncharacterized protein, producing MASKLKDVSKLRLVLVEGDDYAKSAGEYSVTDDKVRNKNIWVCQSNSRIMFYTGSSWVITATQYMQDVLDGSTGGYESSKPAEEPYEANWSPKFKVSEVYLSNKWVVAEQPYRSPSVHIWWSAPTNPEVQREGVTWFYNEVIVKETAGSSYFMTNGFTGGYMGIQDRSPKWVLFSIWDKTSTEDDPNASPDDLVKVLAHGEGVTVKRFGGEGTGGQSYLTYDWKVGHTYQLMVNVRPDAKESDKAVFTGWFRIPELNIWRLLASFQVRPQAASKKLENPYSFLEDWIGNGYRRKGLWGPAWIRTDRGPWVQATHGRGTTTEYDANNRNAFLSDDRKHLGMTTGGPTLTDTSLGPYTCDSSSIPSVLRLNPLPDRDGAPARES from the exons ATGGCCTCCAAACTAAAGGATGTTTCCAAACTAAGGCTGGTTCTGGTGGAGGGTGATGATTACGCTAAAAGTGCTGGGGAATACTCTGTCACAGACGACAAAGTTCGAAATAAAAACATTTGGGTTTGTCAAAGTAACAGCCGAATAATGTTCTACACAGGCAGTTCGTGGGTAATTACTGCAACCCAGTACATGCAAGATGTCCTTGATGGTAGCACAGGGGGGTATGAATCATCAAAGCCCGCTGAAGAACCATATGAAGCAAATTGGAGCCCTAAATTCAAG GTCAGTGAAGTTTACCTCTCAAATAAATGGGTCGTAGCTGAACAGCCATACCGTTCACCTTCGGTTCATATTTGGTGGTCAGCGCCCACCAATCCAGAAGTACAACGGGAAGGGGTTACCTGGTTCTACAACGAGGTGATCGTTAAAGAGACAGCGGGTAGCAGTTACTTCATGACTAATGGTTTCACTGGAGGCTACATGGGCATTCAAGATCGTTCTCCTAAGTGGGTCCTCTTCTCCATTTGGGACAAGACCTCGACAGAAGACGATCCAAATGCATCGCCGGACGACTTGGTCAAGGTGCTTGCCCATGGCGAAGGCGTCACTGTTAAACGCTTTGGAGGTGAAGGAACGGGTGGCCAGAGTTATCTTACCTATGACTGGAAGGTAGGCCACACATATCAGCTCATGGTGAACGTGAGACCAGATGCAAAAGAGAGCGACAAGGCCGTCTTCACGGGTTGGTTCCGCATCCCAGAGCTGAATATCTGGCGACTGTTAGCATCATTCCAGGTTCGTCCTCAGGCAGCAAGCAAGAAATTGGAGAATCCATACTCATTTCTTGAAGATTGGATTGGAAATGGCTACCGCCGTAAGGGCTTGTGGGGTCCAGCATGGATCAGAACAGACCGTGGTCCTTGGGTGCAAGCTACACATGGAAGAGGTACAACCACAGAGTACGATGCCAACAACAGAAACGCCTTCCTGTCTGATGACCGTAAGCATTTGGGGATGACTACTGGTGGACCAACACTGACAGATACGTCCTTGGGCCCTTATACATGTGATTCCTCCAGTATTCCATCTGTTCTTCGCTTGAATCCTCTCCCAGACCGCGATGGAGCTCCTGCCCGCGAATCCTAG